A single genomic interval of Streptomyces graminofaciens harbors:
- a CDS encoding NAD-dependent epimerase/dehydratase family protein: MTITEKAPEVRKILVIGGNRYFGKRLIARLLAAGNRVTVLNRGSSPPPPGAIHLVADRDDEKSLNTALGARTFDVVIDQVCYTPLQAAIARRVFARRTRRYVLTSTVEVYEYEDSAAPVRETAVDPLGVPVDLGLPWHEPEFREAHYGEGKRQAEAVFAADPPFPYTAVRVAHVLGGDDDFTGRLDYYADRLRAGEPIPVPAVNHPATYIHVEEIADFLAWAAREDFTGPVNAASHGVLNTGELCEAVAAHVPAGKAVLQPVEVGEVSPFSFFRSYGMDNSRAERLGFSFGDVREWLPGAVAETLGKGDV, translated from the coding sequence ATGACGATCACGGAAAAGGCACCAGAGGTGCGAAAGATATTGGTCATCGGCGGAAACCGCTATTTCGGCAAGCGGCTCATCGCCCGCCTGCTGGCCGCCGGGAACCGGGTGACGGTACTGAATCGCGGATCGTCCCCGCCACCCCCGGGCGCAATTCACCTCGTCGCCGACCGCGACGACGAGAAGTCGCTGAATACGGCGCTCGGCGCCCGCACCTTCGACGTCGTGATCGACCAGGTCTGCTACACACCGCTCCAGGCGGCGATCGCCCGCCGCGTCTTCGCGCGGCGCACCCGCCGGTATGTGCTGACGTCGACGGTCGAGGTGTACGAGTACGAGGACTCGGCGGCCCCTGTACGGGAGACGGCCGTCGACCCGCTCGGGGTGCCGGTCGATCTCGGACTCCCCTGGCACGAGCCGGAGTTCCGCGAGGCGCACTACGGCGAGGGCAAGCGGCAGGCGGAGGCGGTGTTCGCGGCCGACCCGCCCTTCCCGTACACGGCCGTCCGGGTGGCCCATGTGCTGGGCGGGGACGACGACTTCACGGGCCGGCTCGACTACTACGCCGACCGGCTCCGCGCCGGCGAACCGATCCCCGTGCCCGCCGTGAACCACCCGGCGACGTACATCCACGTCGAGGAGATCGCGGACTTCCTGGCGTGGGCGGCCCGCGAGGACTTCACTGGTCCGGTCAACGCCGCCTCCCACGGGGTGCTGAACACCGGGGAACTGTGCGAGGCGGTGGCCGCGCACGTCCCGGCGGGCAAGGCGGTCCTCCAGCCCGTGGAGGTCGGCGAGGTCTCCCCGTTCTCCTTCTTCCGCTCCTACGGCATGGACAACTCCCGGGCCGAACGGCTCGGTTTCTCCTTCGGCGACGTACGGGAATGGCTTCCGGGCGCGGTGGCCGAGACTCTCGGAAAGGGCGACGTCTGA
- a CDS encoding aldo/keto reductase: MRYRTLGDLRVSAIGLGAMPLSIEGRPDETRATATVHAALDAGVTLIDTADSYHLPGAEPGHNERLVARALASYGGDTADVLVTTKGGRGRPADGSWTVSGSPRHLKTAAEASLKRLGVDAIGLYQLHKPDPAVPFEDSVGALRDLLDEGKIRLAGLSNTDTGQIRTARRILGDRLVSVQNRYSPAVRDSEAELRLCEESGLAFLPWSPLGGISRSSLDGPSGRSSPVAFGAFHEVARERGVSPQQVCLAWLLALSPTVVPIPGASRPESVRDSAGAAGLELTEGEVGRLSAVVGGG, translated from the coding sequence ATGCGGTACCGCACCCTCGGCGACCTTCGTGTCAGTGCGATCGGGCTCGGCGCGATGCCGCTGTCCATCGAGGGCCGCCCCGACGAGACGCGGGCGACGGCGACCGTCCACGCGGCGCTGGACGCCGGTGTCACCCTGATCGACACGGCGGACTCGTACCATCTCCCCGGCGCCGAACCCGGCCACAACGAACGGCTGGTGGCCCGTGCTCTCGCCTCCTACGGCGGCGACACGGCCGACGTCCTCGTCACGACGAAGGGTGGCCGGGGCAGACCGGCCGACGGGAGCTGGACGGTGTCGGGCTCGCCACGTCATCTGAAGACGGCAGCCGAGGCGTCCCTCAAGCGGCTCGGCGTGGACGCCATCGGCCTCTACCAGCTCCACAAGCCCGACCCCGCCGTCCCCTTCGAGGACTCCGTCGGCGCCCTGCGCGACCTCCTCGACGAGGGCAAGATCCGCCTGGCCGGCCTCTCCAACACGGACACCGGCCAGATCCGCACGGCCCGGCGAATACTGGGCGACCGGCTGGTGTCGGTGCAGAACCGGTACTCGCCCGCCGTCCGGGACAGCGAGGCCGAGCTGCGGCTGTGCGAGGAATCGGGGCTGGCGTTTCTGCCGTGGAGTCCGTTGGGTGGGATATCGCGGAGTTCGCTGGACGGTCCGTCCGGGCGGAGCTCACCGGTCGCCTTCGGCGCGTTCCACGAGGTGGCCCGGGAGCGTGGAGTGAGCCCTCAACAGGTTTGCCTGGCCTGGTTGTTGGCCCTGTCGCCGACGGTCGTACCGATACCGGGGGCGAGCCGCCCGGAGTCCGTCCGGGACTCGGCGGGGGCGGCGGGGCTGGAGCTGACGGAGGGGGAGGTGGGGCGGTTGTCGGCGGTGGTCGGGGGTGGGTGA
- a CDS encoding TetR/AcrR family transcriptional regulator: MAHMTPGNPTRADANRRRILDVALAELLRDPDASMDQIARAAGVVRRTVYGHFPNREALVGTLVDQAVEAVAAAQAVSREGVDDPAEELTRSVLATWEIADRYRLLVALAQRSVTVQGIRERLAPVREAAVALLRRGLDEGAFTSPLPAPALSYVHEQTLFALMEAVNDGLLPAAEAGRSAAVTMLMGAGVPTDTATALVVNMASKQTSEQT, translated from the coding sequence ATGGCTCACATGACCCCCGGTAACCCCACCCGTGCCGACGCGAACCGCCGCCGGATCCTCGATGTGGCGCTCGCCGAGCTGCTGCGTGACCCCGACGCGTCCATGGACCAGATCGCGCGCGCCGCAGGTGTCGTACGGCGCACGGTGTACGGCCACTTCCCGAACCGCGAGGCCCTGGTCGGCACCCTCGTCGACCAGGCGGTGGAGGCGGTGGCGGCGGCCCAGGCGGTCAGCCGCGAGGGCGTCGACGACCCGGCGGAGGAGCTGACCCGCTCGGTCCTGGCCACCTGGGAGATCGCCGACCGTTACCGGCTGCTTGTCGCCCTGGCCCAGCGCAGCGTCACCGTCCAGGGCATCCGCGAACGGCTCGCCCCGGTCCGCGAGGCCGCCGTCGCCCTGCTCCGACGGGGTCTGGACGAGGGCGCGTTCACCTCTCCGCTGCCGGCGCCGGCCCTGTCGTACGTACACGAGCAGACCCTGTTCGCCCTGATGGAGGCGGTGAACGACGGGCTGCTGCCCGCCGCGGAGGCGGGCCGCTCGGCGGCGGTCACGATGCTGATGGGGGCGGGGGTGCCGACGGACACGGCCACCGCGCTGGTGGTGAACATGGCCTCCAAGCAGACCTCCGAGCAGACCTGA
- a CDS encoding cation:dicarboxylate symporter family transporter, whose product MASTTNTAPTAPAKRDRTHYLYIAVIVAVALGIAVGLIAPDFAVELKPIGTGFVNLIKMMISPIIFCTIVLGIGSVRKAAKVGAVGGIALGYFLIMSLVALGIGLVVGNIVEPGTGLAVTDAIKETGQAQVSPEAKDTTEFLLGIIPTTIVSAFTGGEVLQTLLVALLAGFALQAMGNAGTPILRGVEHIQRLVFRILAMVMWAAPVGAFGAIAAVTGSAGLDALKSLAVLMVGFYITCFLFVFIVLGALLKIVAGLNIFTFFKYLGREFLLILSTSSSESALPRLIAKMEHLGVSKPVVGITVPTGYSFNLDGTMIYMTMASLFISDAMGTPMAIGEQIALLLFLLVASKGAAGVTGAGLATLAGGLQSHKPALVDGVGLIVGIDRFMSEARALTNFAGNAVATVLIGTWTKEIDKGRVEQVLAGQLPFDEKTLQDDHVVAGDDAASDADGEKELAKA is encoded by the coding sequence GTGGCCAGCACCACCAATACGGCACCTACCGCACCCGCCAAGCGGGACCGCACCCACTACCTTTACATCGCCGTGATCGTGGCTGTGGCCCTCGGCATCGCCGTGGGCCTCATCGCCCCCGACTTCGCCGTCGAGCTGAAGCCCATCGGCACCGGCTTCGTGAACCTGATCAAGATGATGATCTCGCCGATCATCTTCTGCACGATCGTGCTCGGCATCGGTTCCGTACGGAAGGCCGCCAAGGTAGGCGCGGTCGGCGGTATCGCACTGGGCTACTTCCTGATCATGTCGCTGGTCGCCCTCGGCATCGGTCTGGTCGTCGGCAACATCGTCGAGCCCGGCACGGGTCTCGCCGTCACCGACGCGATCAAGGAGACCGGCCAGGCGCAGGTCTCGCCGGAGGCCAAGGACACCACCGAGTTCCTGCTCGGCATCATCCCGACCACGATCGTCTCCGCCTTCACCGGCGGCGAGGTCCTCCAGACCCTGCTCGTCGCGCTCCTCGCGGGCTTCGCGCTCCAGGCCATGGGCAACGCCGGCACGCCGATCCTGCGCGGCGTCGAGCACATCCAGCGCCTCGTCTTCCGCATCCTCGCCATGGTGATGTGGGCCGCCCCGGTCGGTGCGTTCGGCGCCATCGCGGCCGTGACCGGTTCCGCCGGTCTGGACGCCCTCAAGAGCCTCGCCGTGCTGATGGTCGGCTTCTACATCACCTGCTTCCTCTTCGTCTTCATCGTCCTCGGCGCACTGCTGAAGATCGTCGCGGGCCTGAACATCTTCACGTTCTTCAAGTACCTGGGCCGTGAGTTCCTGCTGATCCTGTCCACCTCCTCCTCCGAGTCCGCGCTGCCGCGCCTCATCGCGAAGATGGAGCACCTGGGTGTCAGCAAGCCCGTCGTCGGCATCACCGTCCCGACCGGCTACTCCTTCAACCTCGACGGCACCATGATCTACATGACCATGGCGTCCCTGTTCATCTCCGACGCCATGGGCACGCCGATGGCGATCGGCGAGCAGATCGCGCTGCTGCTCTTCCTGCTGGTCGCCTCGAAGGGCGCCGCCGGTGTCACCGGTGCCGGTCTCGCCACCCTCGCGGGCGGTCTGCAGTCCCACAAGCCCGCCCTGGTGGACGGCGTCGGCCTCATCGTCGGCATCGACCGCTTCATGAGCGAGGCCCGCGCCCTCACCAACTTCGCGGGCAACGCCGTCGCCACGGTCCTCATCGGCACCTGGACCAAGGAGATCGACAAGGGCCGGGTCGAGCAGGTCCTCGCCGGACAGCTGCCCTTCGACGAGAAGACACTGCAGGACGACCACGTTGTCGCCGGGGACGATGCCGCCTCCGACGCCGACGGTGAGAAGGAACTCGCCAAGGCGTGA
- a CDS encoding ATP-binding protein encodes MRVPRLLSPRSLAGQLFAVQAVLITVVVLGYAVFTYVSDRSQAEEAARRHALAVARTVADSPSVREAVHTSDPTKLLQPYATEVQQHSGVDFVTIMNTDGIRWTHPRPEQIGEHFLGHIDRALEGDSITETYTGTLGPSVRAVTPIEENGKVIGLVSAGIKVVAISERVQGQLTALVGVAAGALALGGLGTYIVNARLRRHTHNMNAAELSNMHDYTQAALHAVREGLVMLDGQYRVALINDGARELLGVTEDVVGRSVADLGLPAPLTGALLASEPRVDEVHLTADRVLVVNTSPVSGGERRGTVVTLRDVTELQSLTGELNSERGFTQALRSQAHEAANRLHTVVSLIELGRADEAVDFATAELELAQALTDQVVAAVSEPVLAALLLGKAAQANERGVELVVSEDSRIDDGLLPPSLPARDLVTVLGNLIDNAVDAAQGSVGARVTVTAYTDTDDGAEVADDSVLVLRVSDTGAGVDPAHAEAVFERGFSTKPAGPGGRGLGLALARQAVRRHEGTLTVAEAAGGGAEFEVRLPLRRADTVPVTVAGGERA; translated from the coding sequence ATGCGCGTCCCCCGACTCCTCAGCCCCCGCAGCCTGGCCGGTCAGCTCTTCGCCGTGCAGGCCGTACTGATCACGGTCGTGGTGCTGGGGTACGCGGTGTTCACGTACGTCAGCGACCGCTCCCAGGCGGAGGAGGCCGCACGCCGCCACGCGCTGGCCGTGGCCCGTACGGTGGCTGATTCCCCCTCCGTACGTGAGGCGGTCCACACCTCCGACCCGACGAAGCTGCTCCAGCCGTACGCCACCGAGGTGCAGCAGCACTCGGGCGTCGACTTCGTCACGATCATGAACACCGACGGCATCCGCTGGACGCACCCCCGTCCGGAGCAGATCGGCGAACACTTCCTCGGCCACATCGACAGGGCGCTGGAGGGCGACTCCATCACCGAGACCTATACGGGCACCCTCGGCCCGTCGGTCCGCGCGGTCACGCCGATAGAGGAGAACGGCAAGGTCATCGGCCTGGTCAGCGCCGGCATCAAGGTCGTGGCGATAAGCGAGCGCGTCCAGGGCCAGCTGACGGCCCTGGTCGGCGTGGCGGCGGGCGCGCTGGCCCTCGGCGGCCTCGGTACGTACATCGTCAACGCCCGCCTGCGTCGGCACACCCACAACATGAACGCCGCCGAGCTGAGCAATATGCACGACTACACCCAGGCCGCCCTGCACGCCGTACGCGAGGGCCTGGTGATGCTCGACGGCCAGTACCGGGTGGCGCTCATCAACGACGGGGCGCGGGAACTGCTCGGCGTGACGGAGGACGTGGTCGGCCGCTCGGTCGCCGACCTGGGCCTGCCCGCCCCTCTGACCGGGGCGCTGCTGGCGTCGGAGCCGAGGGTGGACGAGGTGCATCTGACGGCGGACCGGGTGCTGGTGGTGAACACGTCACCGGTGTCGGGCGGCGAGCGCAGGGGAACGGTGGTGACCTTGCGGGATGTGACGGAGCTGCAGTCCCTGACCGGCGAGCTGAACTCGGAACGAGGCTTCACCCAGGCCCTGCGCTCACAGGCGCACGAGGCCGCGAACCGCCTCCACACGGTCGTGTCCTTGATCGAGCTGGGCCGGGCTGACGAGGCGGTCGACTTCGCGACGGCGGAGCTGGAACTGGCACAGGCCCTCACGGACCAGGTGGTGGCGGCGGTGAGCGAACCGGTGCTGGCCGCCTTGCTGCTCGGCAAGGCGGCGCAGGCGAACGAACGGGGTGTGGAACTGGTGGTCTCGGAGGACAGTCGCATCGACGACGGCCTGCTGCCGCCGTCGCTCCCTGCCCGCGACCTGGTGACGGTGCTGGGCAATCTGATCGACAACGCCGTGGACGCGGCACAGGGATCGGTGGGGGCGAGAGTGACGGTGACGGCGTACACGGATACGGATGACGGGGCCGAGGTCGCGGACGACTCGGTGTTGGTCCTGCGCGTCTCCGACACGGGCGCGGGCGTGGACCCCGCCCATGCGGAGGCGGTCTTCGAACGCGGCTTCTCGACGAAACCGGCGGGCCCGGGCGGCCGAGGCCTCGGCCTGGCCCTGGCCCGCCAGGCCGTACGCCGCCACGAGGGCACCCTGACGGTGGCGGAGGCGGCCGGGGGCGGGGCGGAGTTCGAGGTACGGCTGCCGCTGCGGAGGGCGGATACGGTGCCGGTGACCGTGGCGGGGGGCGAGAGAGCATGA